In the Scylla paramamosain isolate STU-SP2022 chromosome 21, ASM3559412v1, whole genome shotgun sequence genome, TAAAGATGCCACGTCATGAacgggaggaagagaatgacagccatcagcaacagcagcaacaacagaaacagcaacagcagcaacagcagcagcaacagcaacaacaacagcaacaacaacagcagcagcttcCCCACTCCTCATTGTTTATGAGTCCACAGGATAAGATTCCCACTACCAGCTCCTCCATGCAGAATGTACTCACTCCCATTCCCCAAGAACTGACCGTCAACGCCCGCCAAGAGTTACGTAAGTGTCCCTCATATACTTTCAATGGGGCATGTAACAAGTGAActttgttactgttatttatttgcTCAATTTTGTATGGGCTGAACTTTGAAAAACCATTttctaaattttgttttgtctgCTCATTAactatgtaaataaatattctgtatcttacacacacacacacacacacacacacatctatagattgataaatgatatggaaaatgtggacaaagaaggttttataaatttagacacacagagtacaaggggacacaataagaagttgaagaaagttaactgtagaagagacattaagaagtatagttttcctaaCAGAAGTGTGgagaaatggaatgaactcagtgaagacgttgtaaATGCCgaaactgtcagtgcttttaagaccaaactagatagatatagagacgagatactatgagattactcccctccagtaaaccacaactaggtaaacacacacacacacacacacacacacacacacacacacacacacacacacacacacacacacacacacacacacacacacacacacaccttcattacTTTTAATGCTATGATATTTTACCACTGAAAATTTTCCTGCTATTCTGCTTACCTATCAACATATATTTTATCCACTATACTTATCAGTTACACCCAAATGCCTTATCAATTACACCCAAGAACAATAttcctgatttatttattaattttatctttccatctttaCTTTCATATAATAGTTTGCTCACTATATGAAAACTTTCTTCAGGTGACAAAGACAGAGTCAGCTTATGAACAGGATAATGACATGATAATCCCATGGGTAAGGGGAAATTTTGgggttattatctttcttttgttctcttacTGTTCTCTTTTTATGCAACTCAGAAATGTGTCTAGATTGTTAAATTAGGATCTTGTGCTTTGATTTTAGCTTTGTTAGAGATGTTGGTTATTTGGTTTGTACATTGTGCAGTATTTTGATAGCCAGCAACATCCCACTTTGGAAGGTTTACATCTTCTATAGGCCTAAGAACTTCCCCCAATGGAATTCTTCCAGTGGCAGGGCTAGGATTTCAATAAAACAACTAGAACTTAAACCAACAGAATGTACCCCAAAAATCTCTTCCTAGGAATTTAGAGATtccccccatttctctctctctctctctctctctctctctctctctctctctctctctctctctctctctctctctctctctctctctctctcctctctctctctctctctctctctctctctctctctctctctctctctctctctctctctctctctctctctctgaaatactTTTCCTAACAGCCACATTAGTGGCATTGAAAATTTTTCTGATAAAATTTTTTGACAATTTTTAAAGTTCAGCTCTGAAAATTTTAAGAATTTTTAAAGAAAAATCCTTCTGTAACGTAACAAGGTCAGCTCTTAGTAGTGAGGATTGTTTTTGCAAGTCATCTGATTGTTGCAGATTTTTAATGTAAGTAAAAAATATTTAgattgatattttttatttaagtttcaCTCTTagatatttaattaattttctacaTTGTAGAATTGGAGAATTAACTTTATAGCTGAGAAAATCAAATTTTTAACTGAAGAAAGGttgatcataactcaccatccTCATGAACATCGTAGTTCAGAACCATTCAGAATACAAAGACATTATGATGCCTGCCGAAACATCACTGAAGTGCTGTGACAGTTATTCTTCTTATACATTAATATTATTAGATAAATTGTGCATCCTCTACATGAAAGTGTATCCTTTCGTAGCGGACTTCTTGAAGTCCTACACCGTCTTCAAGCTGAACGACTATCTCGGATTCCGCACACGGCAGCAGTTCTGGGAGGAACCTGCTGTTAGACGCATCCTGGAGGGGATCAAGAACAAAGAAATTGATATGAAAAGTGCAGCTGAACTTCTCGGTGTGTCGTATGGGACCTTGTATGGGCGGTATCGAGAAGTCTTTGGGTATCTCAAACATTCTTGGGTAAGTGTATTAATTTTATGTTCACACTTGCACCTGATTTGCAGTGATGTATTAAGTGGAGGATGAGCTGGTCTTCATTATGGATAGATCAGTCACAGCTCAGTATCTTATACTTTTCTCAAAGGAATTGTAAACTATCATCGTCACCAAACCAATTTCTTATATTGATAAAAATGAATATGTTTACAGACAAGAAAATTACTACATGATAATTATAGAGGTGATGATTTAGAGGTTCTCAGTTCATTTATGTAGTAAAACACCAGAATTGAATAGAGACCTGGAAGCCCatccatcatatatatattctgaTGCCTTTTCCCAGGAACTCCTTCAAGTAGTAGCCACAGGTTAAGTCTTGATTTATTCTTTTCAATATAATTGCCAGTGCTCACTCCAGTCCACCTCcaacccattctctctctctctctctctctctctctctctctctctctctctctctctctctctctctctctctctctctctctctctctctctctctctctctctctctctctctctctctctctctctcttgtgcatgCACTCAACTTCTTGCTACCTAGTTTTCAAAagactttttcttttcatggcAGCTAATTCTCATGTTCTCAGTGATCTCTATTACTCCAGTCCGTGAAACTCACCTGCCTTGTGTTAATTGGCTCAGGGGATTGCATCATTCCTGCAAAATGTTTTCATGTTCTCTTTAGATGGCTTGATTATCACCAGATGCTGCATTTGACCTTAATACCTTGTGCAATTGAGTAAGATATAGGATTCAAGATTAACATTTAGAGCTATAGAGATTTTGGGAAATTATTTTAACACATGAGAAGGAAGTTGACAAAGGGGTgcaaaagcaaagtaaaggggATTATTGGTCTAGCTGCAACTGTAGTTAATGAACATTGCACATGGACATTACATGAAATTTTGGGTAACAGTTGatcatcttcatttcttttaatgttcatatatttcattatgGAGTTGGACAACTTAtgagtcttttccttttttgtggTCATAGATGATCTCCTCTTTGATGCTCATCCTTCACATGGCATCCTCTGTGATCTTCAGTCTTCTCACTGGTCTCCCTCCAACTTCCTCAAACTTTTATCACCTTACTTCACTCAGCTCATCATCTCATTAAACATTCTTTCTGTACACATCACATACCTCACATATTTCAACATCCTGATGTCATTTTACCCTCTCCATCCCATCATGCTATGTTTCAACACTGTAGTACACACAATAGATACTCACCTTATCCGTTTGATCAACAAGCTGCTATTTCTTCTCTCACTGTTGCTTCTTCTCCTGTCTTACAAGATAACATCTCTTCTGGGTAGAAGAAATGATTCTATATTTGTAGACTACCTCCACCTGCCTCCCTCTGTTCCCAACCTTCTCTCTAGTTTGACACATTTTACAGTCCTGAGTATTTCTTATGCATTGTACatgagaagaagagatggaaattcttaatctttatttttaagAAAGAATAATGTAATGAGGTACACCGGGGAGGCAGGTGGTATGATGAATATAAGGCTGAATAGTGAGAAGCTGGAGGAAGTAGACTGTTTCAAGTATCTTAGGGGTGAATGGAGTATGTGAGTAACAGACAAGAAGAAATTGAGAGTAATGGAAATGAAATGTCTTCAGGAGTATAACTAGATTAATTCAGGTAGACAGAGTCAGAAATTAGGAATTAAGGAGAGCAGGTGTTGTGAGAGACTTGACAGGACAGACAGAGCAATGCCTTTTGAGATGTTTTGAACATCTTGGGAGAATGGAGGATGATAGACTGGTGAAGATAGTAAGATCAAGTGTGAGAAGTCTGAATTTACAAGATAGGCAACATAAGTAGCATAAACATGATATAAAGATGACATAAAGGAGGCCTTAAAGAGCTTCGTAGAATGATTGTGAATGACAGAGGTGAATGAAGAGCAGTTGTTAGTGTGTGAGGGACGATGTGGCCCTGCAGCCTCTGAGGAAGACACCACATATCGATAGTCTCACACAGCTGTGGACAGTCGGATGCAATAGGGGAGGGTACTTATTATGAAGGAGCCTTGTTCAAGACCAATTTGTCAAAGCAGTGTGGTTGATTCTTGTAAAGTGAGGGTAGGAGTAATTCCAGTTCTCTGTCGGGGACCAAAAGGCTAAGAGAGTGGTGTGATTGAGTGTGAATGTTTAGGTTGTGAGCCTTGCCTTAGTTAAcccatttttttgggggggagacaGCATTGGTAtatttatatgtgtgtatgtaattcTATTCTCTATATTACTATTAGCAGTGTCGATCGTAATTATTTCCATATTCGTTGTATCCTGccccatctgtgtgtgtgtgtgtgtgtgtgtgtgtgtgtgtggtcataaATGCACTCATGCACTTGCACATTTGCATATGTCTACAAGTAGGCTTTTACTGTGATATCAGAAATAGTCTGTGCTTTAACATAAGTAAAGACAGAGATAGGCAGTTGACTGCTATTTGCCACACTTTGACATAATTGGAAACCACTTGAGATGTTTCTTTTTGCTCTACAGCCATCTCTAAACATCATATAGGGAAGACACTGTAaagttattttattctttctcttctttcttgtacatACTTGAAAAGGTCTTGTATTGTGCCTCTAATGTTATGAATTGCTGGATATTGCAGTGAAATGGTTAAACAAGTCTATAATGAATACCATTGGATTTCATGAATTGCAGGCAGTTTTGAATTATTAGAGTTATATCCGTATTACTGAACATGCTGTTgtgttttaaatttttattttctaggaTTAGTAAACTAAGATCTGATAATTCATCTGCATTGCTTCTGCTTTATATGTGCATAGTTCTCAGAGTGATCTACATAAATGCTCCTTAATTCAGGTGAACAAGCAGGGACGAGGTAGTGGAACACCCCAGAAGGAGCGATCCATATGGGAGGAAGCCCGGGCACAGGAGCTCATCCAGAGAGTACTCAACAAGGAGCTCTCCTTGACAGCTGCAGCAGTGAGGCTGGGGGTGGACACAAACACCTTCTTTGCCCACCTTACTGATAATGGGAAGAACAAGGGGAGGATGGCACTTCTTCTTGGCACTGATggtaccaccacaaccacaaccacaacacccaCAACAACCACAGCCAATGACTCCACAGTAGCTGCCACCAACGCCAACACTAACCACAGTGAAGACTCAGCAAATGCCTCTTTGGTGGATCCTATTGGTGAGGATTCAAACCCCTCAGGTAACAATGTTGGTGGGGGCCAAGGAAGTGATGACAGCAATGCAGAGAGTCTGGCAGACAACATGGAAGTGGAAGTTAATGGGGAAAAAGGAGACAATGAGGAGTCAGAGATGGACAATTCAAGAGAAATGAGAACCACTATGGATCTTCAGGAAAATACAGGTGAGGATCCCCAGGAGACCTCACCCCACAACACAGAAACCTTCCAGTCCATAGTTGAGGATGATGGAAATGTATATGCTGATGCCTCTTAAGGTGTGGAGTCAATTTTATGACTGCAGTCTTGTTTTAGATTGAGTTTGAAATTAATCAAGCACAATtcaccctccccttccactTACTTACCACTGCTATATGGCATAAGACAGAAGTTGGAGAATGTGATGTATTGTAATCATATACTGTCTGTGGTCCACAGATGTTTGTGGTATAGTGATTCAAGTTAGGAGTGTGTTTGATGCTGGAATGGCTGAACTGGAAATGTATGATACCAAATGTGTGTGATAAGAAGTTAGCAaaggaaatgatgaataagaaaagataaaggaacaGTGTATGATTTCTCAAGGATGGTCTTTGTCTAAATAATTGTTTGTTCTTTGGCATGTGCTgccaaggaagaagagcaagttGCATATCTTTATTTTGGGCTCAAGATACTGTATGTCATGAGAAGCTCAGAGGCATTATCCTCACGCCATAGCGTTTGATATGGTACAAGTAATGGTACAACAAGGCTAAGGATTTTTATTCAGTATGGTAGAAATAGTTTTATCAAAGTGATGTAGACACTGTAAAAGGTACCTCAACTACAGTGAGTTGGCAAGTAAGCTTGTGTTTTGAAGTGTGGCTCCAGTATGGTTTTCTTGCTCTAGTAAGGGCAATTCAACTAAATGTGTTGAAGTGCCATGATTATTTTCTACTTTCCCAGAATGATGTGTGTTGTAGAGACCGCATTTTTATATTGTGATAACGTACATGGACCTACATCAGATGTTATTTAGATGTTACAGTTTTCCCTAaataatatattaatttcaaaAGAATAAAACCT is a window encoding:
- the LOC135111123 gene encoding uncharacterized protein LOC135111123 isoform X3, producing the protein MSIREGKAGRRSDSVWSHFTKRWTDEKHYVVICIHCKQRVSAKVDRLRRHLRKCISCYIIPKPDIEGMEDCLLAGSSDPQPIASECPSVDASSSGLSPPWKVENVLIDSKDSPHSPSAMANQQYCLKWNNHQSNLLRAFDRLLQSESFTDVTLACEGKSLRAHKVVLSACSSYFEQLFEEHPDKSPIIILKDMKFTHVSQLVNFMYRGEINITQDMLSGLLKTAETLKVKGLAEVSGDQPIPQTANPVPPILRLGATIPQMMPPTSSPLTTALNAPLVTPPTLAPLAALLNPEALVHFQGLGLDERRANLLKRMSQEHEAGVAGVSSGAAVPSAGLSGGGGASTHEPPLKMPRHEREEENDSHQQQQQQQKQQQQQQQQQQQQQQQQQQQQLPHSSLFMSPQDKIPTTSSSMQNVLTPIPQELTVNARQELPDFLKSYTVFKLNDYLGFRTRQQFWEEPAVRRILEGIKNKEIDMKSAAELLGVSYGTLYGRYREVFGYLKHSWVNKQGRGSGTPQKERSIWEEARAQELIQRVLNKELSLTAAAVRLGVDTNTFFAHLTDNGKNKGRMALLLGTDGTTTTTTTTPTTTTANDSTVAATNANTNHSEDSANASLVDPIGEDSNPSGNNVGGGQGSDDSNAESLADNMEVEVNGEKGDNEESEMDNSREMRTTMDLQENTGEDPQETSPHNTETFQSIVEDDGNVYADAS
- the LOC135111123 gene encoding myb-like protein P isoform X7 — protein: MANQQYCLKWNNHQSNLLRAFDRLLQSESFTDVTLACEGKSLRAHKVVLSACSSYFEQLFEEHPDKSPIIILKDMKFTHVSQLVNFMYRGEINITQDMLSGLLKTAETLKVKGLAEVSGDQPIPQTANPVPPILRLGATIPQMMPPTSSPLTTALNAPLVTPPTLAPLAALLNPEALVHFQGLGLDERRANLLKRMSQEHEAGVAGVSSGAAVPSAGLSGGGGASTHEPPLKMPRHEREEENDSHQQQQQQQKQQQQQQQQQQQQQQQQQQQQLPHSSLFMSPQDKIPTTSSSMQNVLTPIPQELTVNARQELPDFLKSYTVFKLNDYLGFRTRQQFWEEPAVRRILEGIKNKEIDMKSAAELLGVSYGTLYGRYREVFGYLKHSWVNKQGRGSGTPQKERSIWEEARAQELIQRVLNKELSLTAAAVRLGVDTNTFFAHLTDNGKNKGRMALLLGTDGTTTTTTTTPTTTTANDSTVAATNANTNHSEDSANASLVDPIGEDSNPSGNNVGGGQGSDDSNAESLADNMEVEVNGEKGDNEESEMDNSREMRTTMDLQENTGEDPQETSPHNTETFQSIVEDDGNVYADAS
- the LOC135111123 gene encoding myb-like protein P isoform X5; translation: MSPKDSPHSPSAMANQQYCLKWNNHQSNLLRAFDRLLQSESFTDVTLACEGKSLRAHKVVLSACSSYFEQLFEEHPDKSPIIILKDMKFTHVSQLVNFMYRGEINITQDMLSGLLKTAETLKVKGLAEVSGDQPIPQTANPVPPILRLGATIPQMMPPTSSPLTTALNAPLVTPPTLAPLAALLNPEALVHFQGLGLDERRANLLKRMSQEHEAGVAGVSSGAAVPSAGLSGGGGASTHEPPLKMPRHEREEENDSHQQQQQQQKQQQQQQQQQQQQQQQQQQQQLPHSSLFMSPQDKIPTTSSSMQNVLTPIPQELTVNARQELPDFLKSYTVFKLNDYLGFRTRQQFWEEPAVRRILEGIKNKEIDMKSAAELLGVSYGTLYGRYREVFGYLKHSWVNKQGRGSGTPQKERSIWEEARAQELIQRVLNKELSLTAAAVRLGVDTNTFFAHLTDNGKNKGRMALLLGTDGTTTTTTTTPTTTTANDSTVAATNANTNHSEDSANASLVDPIGEDSNPSGNNVGGGQGSDDSNAESLADNMEVEVNGEKGDNEESEMDNSREMRTTMDLQENTGEDPQETSPHNTETFQSIVEDDGNVYADAS
- the LOC135111123 gene encoding myb-like protein P isoform X4 encodes the protein MMIFGGFTENYLLWDSPHSPSAMANQQYCLKWNNHQSNLLRAFDRLLQSESFTDVTLACEGKSLRAHKVVLSACSSYFEQLFEEHPDKSPIIILKDMKFTHVSQLVNFMYRGEINITQDMLSGLLKTAETLKVKGLAEVSGDQPIPQTANPVPPILRLGATIPQMMPPTSSPLTTALNAPLVTPPTLAPLAALLNPEALVHFQGLGLDERRANLLKRMSQEHEAGVAGVSSGAAVPSAGLSGGGGASTHEPPLKMPRHEREEENDSHQQQQQQQKQQQQQQQQQQQQQQQQQQQQLPHSSLFMSPQDKIPTTSSSMQNVLTPIPQELTVNARQELPDFLKSYTVFKLNDYLGFRTRQQFWEEPAVRRILEGIKNKEIDMKSAAELLGVSYGTLYGRYREVFGYLKHSWVNKQGRGSGTPQKERSIWEEARAQELIQRVLNKELSLTAAAVRLGVDTNTFFAHLTDNGKNKGRMALLLGTDGTTTTTTTTPTTTTANDSTVAATNANTNHSEDSANASLVDPIGEDSNPSGNNVGGGQGSDDSNAESLADNMEVEVNGEKGDNEESEMDNSREMRTTMDLQENTGEDPQETSPHNTETFQSIVEDDGNVYADAS
- the LOC135111123 gene encoding protein jim lovell-like isoform X6; amino-acid sequence: MSPKDSPHSPSAMANQQYCLKWNNHQSNLLRAFDRLLQSESFTDVTLACEGKSLRAHKVVLSACSSYFEQLFEEHPDKSPIIILKDMKFTHVSQLVNFMYRGEINITQDMLSGLLKTAETLKVKGLAEVSGDQPIPQTANPVPPILRLGATIPQMMPPTSSPLTTALNAPLVTPPTLAPLAALLNPEGLGLDERRANLLKRMSQEHEAGVAGVSSGAAVPSAGLSGGGGASTHEPPLKMPRHEREEENDSHQQQQQQQKQQQQQQQQQQQQQQQQQQQQLPHSSLFMSPQDKIPTTSSSMQNVLTPIPQELTVNARQELPDFLKSYTVFKLNDYLGFRTRQQFWEEPAVRRILEGIKNKEIDMKSAAELLGVSYGTLYGRYREVFGYLKHSWVNKQGRGSGTPQKERSIWEEARAQELIQRVLNKELSLTAAAVRLGVDTNTFFAHLTDNGKNKGRMALLLGTDGTTTTTTTTPTTTTANDSTVAATNANTNHSEDSANASLVDPIGEDSNPSGNNVGGGQGSDDSNAESLADNMEVEVNGEKGDNEESEMDNSREMRTTMDLQENTGEDPQETSPHNTETFQSIVEDDGNVYADAS
- the LOC135111123 gene encoding uncharacterized protein LOC135111123 isoform X2 encodes the protein MKRKVIAAAHIKVPIVWNMSIREGKAGRRSDSVWSHFTKRWTDEKHYVVICIHCKQRVSAKVDRLRRHLRKCISCYIIPKPDIEGMEDCLLAGSSDPQPIASECPSVDASSSGLSPPWKVENVLIDSKDSPHSPSAMANQQYCLKWNNHQSNLLRAFDRLLQSESFTDVTLACEGKSLRAHKVVLSACSSYFEQLFEEHPDKSPIIILKDMKFTHVSQLVNFMYRGEINITQDMLSGLLKTAETLKVKGLAEVSGDQPIPQTANPVPPILRLGATIPQMMPPTSSPLTTALNAPLVTPPTLAPLAALLNPEGLGLDERRANLLKRMSQEHEAGVAGVSSGAAVPSAGLSGGGGASTHEPPLKMPRHEREEENDSHQQQQQQQKQQQQQQQQQQQQQQQQQQQQLPHSSLFMSPQDKIPTTSSSMQNVLTPIPQELTVNARQELPDFLKSYTVFKLNDYLGFRTRQQFWEEPAVRRILEGIKNKEIDMKSAAELLGVSYGTLYGRYREVFGYLKHSWVNKQGRGSGTPQKERSIWEEARAQELIQRVLNKELSLTAAAVRLGVDTNTFFAHLTDNGKNKGRMALLLGTDGTTTTTTTTPTTTTANDSTVAATNANTNHSEDSANASLVDPIGEDSNPSGNNVGGGQGSDDSNAESLADNMEVEVNGEKGDNEESEMDNSREMRTTMDLQENTGEDPQETSPHNTETFQSIVEDDGNVYADAS